The Osmerus eperlanus chromosome 20, fOsmEpe2.1, whole genome shotgun sequence DNA segment TGTGACAACATTTTGTACAAGAGTATAATGAAGACCACTGGGACATCCCATTTAAGGCTATATGTGTGACATAGCTCCTTTTAGATTGTTTTTCCACCATGGTTGCCAGGTTATGCTTTACACTCATGGCTCTGGGGAGACCTGTCTGTTGGCTGATTCTTCCTCGCTCCACCGAAGTGCTCCCCGGGGCAGGATGAGCTAACTGAGACGCAAAGAGGAATGGTGGGAGATCTCCGTCCCAGTGAGAGCAGGATCCTAACCAGCTTACGCAACCAATGGCTCTCACTCttatctctcactctatctcccattctgtctcctgctcttgctctttctctctgtgtcatggcgcaaccccccctccccccccacacacacactcccattatATAACAGCATTAGGTTTGCCGGCTGCTCACAGCTGCACTGGGGAACACCACTATTGACTATTCCCAGGGTCGATAGGGGGTCACTCCATTATAAACAAGGTCACCAAGATAGACAGTGTTGTCACACCCCTGTCCAGACTATGGGTTGTGATGTCAGGAAGGGTGGGGATGGGTTTATCATAAGAGGTGCTAACACACATCCTGAATTATAGATGTCAGCACCGTACTTTGGGCCAAGAAGAATAAAGAACTTGTCCAAGTGCTCAAAAAGAAGCTCACTTCAAAtcaaaacagacagaaacatcAATTATAGATGGGGAGGCAACTCTGAGCCTCTTTAATGGATTACTGCCTGCACAGTGTTTGAATGTTTGTTTTAGACCGCATATGTAGGTCTCTGTGTGTAAACTAACACTCAAGCTGTGTCTGATGGCTGTGATTTGATTCCAGATGTCTGAGGACAAGTCTACAAATGTGTCCCTCTGTGTGCTCctccccagcaccagcccctTTGCTCCGCACAATGAATACGGGTCTTGTGTTCAACTGCCTCCTCATGGCGATCTTGTGATGGGGGAAATCACATTCCCCCTCCGTCTCCtgccaagagtgtgtgtgcgtgcgtgcgtatgcGTGTTTGAAGAGGGAATCCTGCCACACTGGGAAATAATCCCACAGGAGAGAGGTCATGTGACcagaggggggagtgtgggtaTGGGAGGAACTGGAGTCCCTGTTGGCTGTACTTGGTGATGTCATGTGATGTAGGTTTGTTCCTTTTTCCTCTGGATTGGGGATAAATGCTTAAATGTAAAGCACTAGTTGACTTAAAGGTGGCCGATGCCGGAAAATCGGAGGTTGGACAGTGGAAACAACACTTGGCatattgaagaaaaaaatatcCGGTGTGATATGTTGTCAAGATGGGTCTTTTATATCTTTATTATACTGTATGTGAAAGGGGTGGATGGGTTTTAAAGAACAACAGTCCCACCTACAGGGCACAACTAATTCTTGACTTTTATACTCAAGCAAACAAGACCATTCTAAGATATATACCATACCAGTATAAGCGTGTTCTCAAAAAGAAGAAACATGAAAGTTTCAGTGTAAAAAGATATAAAAACTTAAATCACTTGCTATATAGACCTACAAAAGTAGGACTGTATTACAAACACAAAAGCACTTTTCCaaatggtaaaaaaataaaatgcgaTATTGTAACATGAACTTACTGATTCTAACAAAAGACCTAAAAGCATTTAATCTAAGCACACAAACATTATTGCAAGTGTCCTGATATTTAGAGAAAAACATATAAAACTGGATTTGATATCTTCGCCCATCGTCAATGTCCCCATAGTGACATTTTAAGGTAGTGTATAGTGCAAAGCCCATTGATACCTGAAATATTAAAAGTGTAAGACAATAGGGTAAAATACAAAACCAAACTTATTGCCTACATAACGATACAATTCCTTCAAGAGGGACAAAACCTGGAGACTAGTTGAATTCACGGTCTGGGAGTATAAGGGGTGCCACTAGGGTCCACAGGTAGAGTGCCAGACCTAGCCAGCTGGAGCTGATCTTCACCCACACAGCAGGCATGGTGCTCTGCATGGCCTGGTAGTCTGTTTCTGGCCTGTGGAGTGATAGAGGACAGGGGGGAAATGAGGGTCTGAGTCATCCTCCTAATCGGATCCGTCCTTCACCCTCACTGGTTTCAGAAGACGTATACAGACCCTTCCTTAGCTCGAACCACTCAAATGCTGAACCATTCACTTCTGATCCTGACAATTCTGCTGTATTTTCATTATGCACTAATAGACGCTTTGGATCAAACAGACTACACAAATAAAATGTAAGAGCGGTCATTATTATAAATCCCAGAGGCCGAATGAATGTTAATAATCGATTCCATCCCATTCGGataagattaaggaaacacctACTCTGACGGCACACTTACTTGTACCAGTTGGTGAGGGTCATCATGATGTAGAGCGAGGCCAGGCAGAGGCTGAAGTGGAAGAAGGAGTAGTTGTAGGTGACCCCGTCCTCTTCGTTGTCCACGGCCCGTCTGACCCCGTCCTCACCGTTGGCGGCCTCATAGTCTGCAGCCAATCCCTGGCCCTCCTCTGTCTGCATCAGCttgttcacctgtgtgttgttGGACGAACGGATGCTGGGGAGGACAAGCCGAGACCATTGGACAGgtttctttggggggggggggtttgcttAAGCCAAATGTTTACTGTGGGGGGTTTATACCAGTTGTTTACTGTGAACCGGCTGTTTACGGGGGGTTTTATACCTGGCATAGAGCGTGCAGAAGAAGAATATGAGCAATCCCACAACACTCTGGGCATCCCACCACTGCACGTTCTCTTTGACagcgggggcagggggaggagtggcGGTGGGTCCTTGACTGACCAGATCCAGCAGACTGGGGTTACACTTGCGATCTGACAGGAGGAAGGGAGCAAAGGGAAAATATGTTTTGGTAGAGACAACATATTCTTTACCAGGAAGTGGAACAAACTACACCAATAATGGGATTTTCTGCAACAACCCAAAAAATtttaaaaaagtgtgtgtgtgtctgtgtttgcagtCAATTGCATTCAAAAGTGTCCTTGACACTGAGACTCCAGTGAATCTGACTCATGGTGTGGTCACCAGAGTGTGATCAGCAGAGAGGTGAGTCTGTCAGGAGACTTACTGGGATTGTTAGTCATGGCGGACCAGGTGACATACATGGTGTAGAGGGTGATCATAGAGGCCTGAAGCAGACCCGAACTCGGCTGGGACTCCTGTGAATTACGCACTGTTTAACTACTGGTTTAACATATGTTTAGCTTAGCTCGATGACTAAATGAGCAAGTCACAGATGTATAAAAGTCATTGGTACAGTAGAGAAGGCCTGAGGAGCCTTGGACGTCACCTGGACTTTGGGCAGGATGGCGACGATGGAGACGACAAGGCAGAAGATGAGGTTGAGGCTGATGAAGACCTTGTGCTCTGTGCAGTCATCAGGCAGTGTGTAGTACACATAGAACAGTACCATGGCAGCAAAGGCCAGGGCATAGTGCACTATGGTGAATGACAGGAGCGCTGCAGGGGAGATGAAAGGGTACATCATCTGTAAACGCCAGTTTATTGGTGCAGTTGCTTGAGGGTTTAGTCCAAGTTGGGGAAATAAAGAATGTTGACAATGTTGACACCTGCAAACCAGCACTTGGAGTtgccctcctctgccttctcCAGCCAGGACTGGTTCCAAGTATGAGCGAAGTCTATCAGAAGGATAAGCTGGATGATGATGAACACGAAGGAACCCACCACACCAAAGTAGAACCACACTGTAAACGACAGAAACACTGTTAGTTATTCTGGAGCAAGGTTAGGAGGC contains these protein-coding regions:
- the serinc2 gene encoding serine incorporator 2, with protein sequence MGACMALCSLASCASCLCGSAPCLLSGCCPSTYNSVVSRLAFSFLLLLGTLVSVIMILPGMEAQLKKIPGFCVDGAGTSIPGIEGKVNCDIIVGYKSVYRMCFAMACFFFLFSVIMIRVRSSKDPRASIQNGFWFFKFLILVGITVGAFFIPDGIFNTVWFYFGVVGSFVFIIIQLILLIDFAHTWNQSWLEKAEEGNSKCWFAALLSFTIVHYALAFAAMVLFYVYYTLPDDCTEHKVFISLNLIFCLVVSIVAILPKVQESQPSSGLLQASMITLYTMYVTWSAMTNNPNRKCNPSLLDLVSQGPTATPPPAPAVKENVQWWDAQSVVGLLIFFFCTLYASIRSSNNTQVNKLMQTEEGQGLAADYEAANGEDGVRRAVDNEEDGVTYNYSFFHFSLCLASLYIMMTLTNWYKPETDYQAMQSTMPAVWVKISSSWLGLALYLWTLVAPLILPDREFN